In Vanessa cardui chromosome 6, ilVanCard2.1, whole genome shotgun sequence, the following proteins share a genomic window:
- the LOC124530557 gene encoding proline-rich extensin-like protein EPR1 codes for MRLSLHIAVVLFAVYQTCRADRLNRAIPSNPNQNYAVLGSPISADLNEDGYFYPKPKIPFPPPPPVTRPPPPPTRPPPPPTTRPPPPPPPPTTRPPPPPPPRPTRPPPPPPTRPPTTDDGYVYEKPRIPFPPPPKSTLPPPPPPPPTTRPPPPPPPPTTRPPPPPPPPTTRPPPPPTTRPTPPPPTRPPPSTNGYYYSTPRVPFPPSTRPPPPSTPRTRPPPPPTQPPTYLPPTTRRPPPPPPTTRPPPPPPPPTTRPPPPPPPPTTRPPPPPPPPTTRRPPTTTTRAPTYSTILDNFRTTGYEYPTPKVPFTFPTRPPPPPTTQKTVTYLPPTRPPTRPPPPPSRPSTYLPPPTTRRTPPPTQPPTRPPPPPTRPATYLPPPTTRRPPPPTQPPTRPPPPPTRPSTYLPPPTTRRTPPPTQPPTTRPPPPTRPSTYLPPPTTRRVPPTRPPTRPPVPITTRPPTYSTIIPDFRTTGYDYPTPKVPFTVPTRPPTTRPPPVYIPPSTTRAPPVYLPPSTTRAPPVYIPPSTTRAPPVYIPPSTTRAPPVYIPPSTTRAPPVYLPPSTTRAPPVYIPPSTTRAPPVYVPPSTTRAPPVYIPPSTTRAPVYIPPSTTRVPYTTRPPFVPDQGYFYDKPSVPFVF; via the coding sequence AGGCTGTCACTGCACATCGCGGTGGTCCTGTTCGCGGTGTACCAAACCTGCAGAGCGGACCGGCTAAACCGTGCTATCCCAAGCAATCCAAATCAAAACTATGCTGTCCTAGGTTCACCTATATCGGCGGATTTAAATGAGGATGGATACTTTTACCCTAAGCCGAAAATACCATTCCCACCACCACCACCAGTAACCAGACCGCCACCGCCACCAACAAGACCGCCACCACCACCGACAACTCGGCCACCACCTCCTCCACCACCACCAACAACTCGGCCACCACCTCCGCCACCACCACGTCCTACTCGGCCACCTCCACCACCACCGACTCGGCCACCTACTACGGATGACGGATATGTGTATGAGAAGCCTCGCATACCTTTCCCACCTCCCCCAAAATCTACACTTCCACCGCCACCACCACCCCCACCAACAACTAGACCCCCACCTCCTCCACCTCCACCGACTACTAGACCTCCTCCACCACCACCTCCTCCTACTACTAGACCTCCACCACCACCAACAACTAGACCAACCCCACCACCACCTACTAGACCTCCACCGTCAACAAATGGATACTATTACAGCACTCCGAGAGTTCCATTCCCTCCTTCAACAAGACCACCACCACCGTCAACTCCAAGAACAAGACCGCCTCCTCCACCTACTCAACCACCTACGTATTTACCACCTACTACGAGACGGCCACCTCCTCCACCACCGACAACTAGACCTCCGCCACCTCCTCCACCACCAACAACTAGACCACCACCACCTCCGCCACCACCAACAACTAGACCACCACCACCTCCGCCACCACCAACGACCAGACGGCCACCAACAACAACGACTAGGGCACCAACATACAGTACAATATTAGACAACTTCAGAACAACTGGCTATGAATATCCAACTCCTAAAGTGCCGTTCACGTTTCCAACTAGACCACCACCACCTCCGACTACGCAGAAAACTGTAACATATTTACCCCCAACGCGGCCTCCAACAAGACCTCCACCACCACCCAGTCGTCCATCAACTTATTTACCGCCACCTACGACGAGAAGAACTCCGCCTCCCACACAGCCTCCAACAAGACCACCACCTCCGCCCACTCGTCCAGCAACTTATTTACCGCCACCGACGACGAGAAGACCTCCGCCACCCACACAGCCTCCAACAAGACCACCTCCACCACCCACACGTCCATCAACTTATTTACCACCACCAACTACGAGAAGAACTCCGCCACCTACGCAGCCTCCAACAACACGACCGCCACCACCAACGCGTCCGTCAACATACTTACCTCCTCCAACCACAAGAAGGGTTCCTCCCACACGACCACCGACACGACCACCCGTACCCATAACTACGAGACCACCAACATACTCAACAATTATACCTGACTTTAGAACTACTGGATACGATTACCCAACTCCAAAGGTACCGTTTACCGTGCCAACAAGACCACCTACAACTCGCCCGCCACCTGTTTACATTCCTCCATCAACTACAAGAGCTCCTCCTGTGTATTTACCACCTTCTACAACTCGAGCTCCACCTGTGTATATACCGCCTTCGACAACTCGAGCTCCACCAGTTTATATTCCACCATCAACAACAAGGGCCCCTCCCGTGTATATACCGCCTTCTACAACACGAGCTCCTCCAGTGTATTTACCACCTTCCACTACCCGAGCTCCTCCAGTTTACATTCCACCATCAACTACAAGGGCCCCGCCAGTATATGTGCCACCTTCTACGACTCGAGCGCCACCAGTTTACATACCCCCTTCAACTACAAGGGCTCCAGTGTACATACCGCCTTCTACTACGAGGGTACCATACACGACACGGCCGCCATTCGTTCCCGACCAAGGATACTTCTACGACAAACCTTCGGTACCTTTTGTGTTCTAA